From Spirosoma aerolatum, one genomic window encodes:
- a CDS encoding acyl-CoA dehydrogenase family protein, giving the protein MTNEIVENQELISQSIRELSERLIRPYSRQWDDDQHFPSDLFRQLGEQGLMGMLVPVSYGGSGLGYREYVTAIVELSRVDGAVGLSMAAHNSLCTNHILLFGNEAQKQTYLPRLATGEWLGAWGLTEPNTGSDAANMRTTATQDGDYWVLNGSKNFITHGKSSDVAVVIARTGPPNTQHNATAFIVERRTTGFSGGRKEDKLGMRASETAEMLFQDCRIPDSQRLGEVGDGFVQSLKVLDGGRISIAALSLGIAIGAYEAALVYAKEREQFGQPIANFQGISFKLADMATDIEAAKLLTYQAADLKDAGRPVTKESAMAKLFASETAVRVANEAVQIFGGYGYTKDFPVEKFYRDAKLCTIGEGTSEIQKIVISRQILK; this is encoded by the coding sequence ATGACAAACGAAATTGTAGAAAATCAAGAATTAATATCCCAATCTATCCGCGAACTGAGTGAACGACTTATTCGTCCTTACAGTCGTCAATGGGACGATGATCAGCATTTCCCATCCGATTTGTTCCGGCAATTGGGTGAACAGGGGCTTATGGGAATGCTGGTACCCGTATCGTATGGAGGGTCAGGATTGGGCTATCGCGAATATGTAACGGCCATCGTTGAGCTGTCGCGGGTTGATGGAGCCGTTGGTTTGTCGATGGCTGCTCACAACTCGTTATGCACTAATCATATCCTGCTATTTGGTAACGAAGCCCAGAAACAGACCTACCTGCCCCGCCTGGCCACGGGTGAATGGTTGGGAGCCTGGGGACTAACCGAACCCAATACGGGTTCTGATGCGGCCAATATGCGCACAACGGCTACCCAAGATGGCGACTATTGGGTTTTGAATGGGTCAAAAAACTTTATTACCCACGGAAAAAGCAGTGATGTAGCTGTGGTTATAGCCCGTACAGGCCCACCCAACACCCAGCACAATGCAACAGCCTTCATTGTAGAGCGACGTACTACCGGTTTTTCGGGTGGCCGCAAAGAAGACAAGCTGGGGATGCGCGCTTCCGAAACCGCCGAAATGCTATTCCAGGATTGCCGCATTCCCGATAGTCAGCGTTTAGGGGAAGTAGGTGATGGGTTTGTTCAGTCATTAAAAGTATTGGATGGTGGTCGTATTTCAATAGCCGCCCTAAGTTTGGGCATTGCGATAGGTGCCTATGAAGCGGCTTTGGTTTATGCCAAGGAGCGGGAACAATTTGGGCAACCCATCGCCAATTTTCAGGGAATCAGTTTTAAACTGGCCGATATGGCAACCGACATCGAAGCGGCTAAATTACTTACCTATCAGGCCGCGGACCTAAAAGATGCCGGTAGACCTGTCACAAAAGAATCGGCCATGGCGAAGTTGTTTGCGTCAGAAACGGCTGTACGGGTAGCCAACGAAGCTGTACAGATCTTTGGTGGGTATGGTTATACCAAAGATTTTCCGGTTGAAAAATTCTACCGGGACGCCAAACTATGTACCATCGGTGAAGGCACCAGCGAAATACAAAAAATAGTGATCTCGAGGCAGATTCTGAAATAG
- a CDS encoding GlsB/YeaQ/YmgE family stress response membrane protein encodes MGILVSILVGAVAGWLADLVFRRFSFSLFAEILLGIAGGFVGGWIFGRDGGIVEQILTAFVGAVIILGIAALIKGRSSTV; translated from the coding sequence ATGGGAATCTTAGTGTCAATTTTAGTTGGTGCCGTAGCCGGTTGGCTGGCCGACCTCGTGTTCAGACGGTTTTCGTTTTCCTTATTCGCTGAAATCCTGCTGGGTATAGCCGGAGGGTTTGTGGGCGGTTGGATTTTTGGCCGCGATGGCGGTATTGTCGAGCAGATACTGACTGCCTTTGTAGGCGCTGTTATTATTCTGGGTATTGCTGCCCTTATAAAAGGTCGGAGCAGTACAGTATAG
- the pgeF gene encoding peptidoglycan editing factor PgeF: MALSLVSSEASCRVPALFADVKNLIAAESTRHGGVSPAPFASLNLGINTADQPVNVDENRRRFFAAIGASADQLASSYQVHGTEVLYALEAGRYEGYDALITNKPGILVGVTVADCVPILIYDAKQQAVAAIHAGWRGTVGQIVTKTLACMQQQFGTRSIDCFAYIGACIDECSFEVGLEVADQFDPACKRQDETTGKYFVDLKKANAQLLVKFGIPEAQIEISPFSTVINNRDYFSYRAENGNTGRMLAVIGIKNKQIVAGTVI, translated from the coding sequence ATGGCCTTATCCCTGGTTTCTTCCGAAGCTTCCTGTCGCGTTCCGGCCTTATTTGCCGACGTAAAAAACCTAATTGCTGCAGAAAGTACCCGGCATGGTGGCGTTAGCCCGGCTCCATTTGCATCACTCAATCTGGGTATTAACACCGCTGACCAGCCTGTTAATGTAGATGAAAACCGACGTCGGTTCTTTGCCGCAATCGGTGCCAGCGCCGACCAGTTGGCTTCTTCATATCAGGTACATGGTACTGAGGTGTTGTATGCCCTTGAAGCCGGCCGATACGAAGGTTATGATGCGCTCATTACCAATAAGCCAGGAATACTGGTTGGCGTTACGGTTGCCGACTGTGTACCTATCCTGATTTACGACGCTAAACAGCAAGCCGTAGCGGCTATTCATGCGGGTTGGCGTGGAACAGTCGGGCAAATCGTAACTAAAACGCTGGCCTGCATGCAGCAACAATTTGGTACCAGGAGCATTGATTGTTTTGCCTACATCGGCGCCTGCATTGATGAATGCTCTTTTGAAGTCGGCCTGGAAGTAGCCGATCAGTTTGACCCAGCATGCAAACGACAGGATGAAACAACGGGGAAATACTTTGTCGATCTGAAAAAAGCCAACGCGCAACTGTTAGTCAAGTTCGGGATTCCGGAAGCACAGATTGAAATTTCGCCTTTTTCAACCGTGATCAACAACCGTGATTACTTCTCATATCGAGCCGAAAACGGCAATACTGGCCGGATGCTGGCCGTAATAGGGATAAAAAATAAACAAATCGTTGCGGGTACAGTTATATAG
- a CDS encoding T9SS type A sorting domain-containing protein, which produces MKTLVKTFALALSLGLVSTIATFAETNPGTKAAHAATFKTGIYTTVSGKLNIALDKEKGGPVDIRLKSSDGRVLYNYRLGKKEEIYRTQLNLNDLEDGIYQLEVTNGVETTTQTVKLSTHKPSIVNRVVAIQ; this is translated from the coding sequence ATGAAAACGCTCGTCAAAACCTTCGCTTTAGCCCTTTCGCTGGGACTTGTTTCTACAATTGCCACGTTTGCCGAAACCAATCCGGGTACCAAAGCGGCTCATGCTGCTACCTTTAAAACCGGCATTTACACAACGGTCAGTGGTAAACTGAATATTGCGCTCGATAAAGAAAAAGGCGGCCCTGTGGATATTCGCCTGAAAAGTTCCGATGGCCGGGTTCTGTACAACTATCGCCTAGGTAAAAAAGAGGAAATTTACCGGACTCAATTAAATCTGAATGATCTGGAAGATGGTATTTATCAGCTGGAAGTGACTAATGGCGTAGAAACCACCACCCAGACGGTCAAACTTTCAACCCACAAACCATCTATCGTGAACCGGGTCGTTGCGATACAATAA
- a CDS encoding NAD(P)H-binding protein translates to MNVVITGSLGHIGKPLTEELVQKGHAVTVISSKPDRKEAIETLGATAAIGSLDDVDFLTATLVGADAVFAMVPPSFAETDVVIYYRRISQHYVQAIQKTGVKRVVLLSSYGAHLTKDTGFILGAHHAEILFNQLTDVAVTHLRAGYFYYNLFSFIDMIKEAGLMGANYGGDDRIALVSPIDIAAVAAEELVKPATGKTIRYVVSDERTASEIAQILGTAIGKLDLQWLVFTSEQMREGMEQRGLPAHIIESFVELGASQHSGALLEDYNRHKPTLGKVKLEAFATEFATVYQSQ, encoded by the coding sequence ATGAACGTTGTCATAACCGGTTCACTGGGGCATATCGGTAAACCCCTCACGGAAGAATTAGTCCAGAAAGGCCATGCCGTAACCGTGATCAGTAGTAAACCCGACAGGAAAGAAGCCATTGAGACGCTGGGAGCAACGGCTGCAATTGGCTCGCTGGACGATGTTGATTTTCTGACAGCAACGTTGGTGGGTGCAGATGCTGTATTTGCGATGGTACCGCCCAGCTTTGCCGAGACGGATGTGGTAATCTATTACCGCCGAATCAGCCAGCACTACGTTCAGGCTATTCAGAAGACGGGGGTAAAGCGAGTCGTGTTATTGAGCAGTTATGGAGCCCATCTGACTAAAGATACGGGCTTTATTCTCGGTGCACATCATGCCGAAATATTGTTCAATCAACTGACGGACGTGGCTGTCACCCATCTCCGTGCGGGTTATTTCTACTACAATTTGTTCAGCTTTATCGACATGATTAAAGAGGCTGGACTAATGGGCGCAAACTATGGTGGCGATGATCGGATAGCACTCGTATCGCCCATCGATATTGCGGCCGTCGCGGCTGAGGAGTTGGTGAAACCCGCTACGGGTAAAACCATCCGCTACGTGGTAAGTGATGAACGGACAGCCAGTGAGATTGCTCAGATACTGGGCACTGCCATTGGTAAGCTTGATTTGCAATGGCTGGTTTTTACCAGCGAACAAATGCGGGAAGGTATGGAACAACGTGGCTTGCCAGCTCATATCATTGAGAGCTTTGTTGAGTTAGGGGCTAGTCAACACAGTGGGGCTCTGTTGGAAGATTACAATCGGCATAAGCCAACATTAGGAAAGGTCAAGCTGGAAGCGTTTGCAACAGAGTTTGCGACGGTTTATCAGAGCCAATAA
- a CDS encoding helix-turn-helix domain-containing protein has protein sequence MVKIGLCRIKTIAEFHQFRGLPKPEHPLISVIDVALLKQLYEFEPTSLVFDFYSIALKRNFNGKMKYGQQEYDFDEGLMTFMSPGQVFSIDAGKDGTGTRLQSGLLLLIHPDFLWNTTLAKTIRQYEYFDYSVNEALFLSEKEETIIAGIMHSIQQEYHANMDQFSQSIIIAHLELLLSYADRFYHRQFITRKITNHKLLDRLEHLLSDYFNSDALVTKGLPTVQSISDALNVSPNYLSTLLKVLTGQSTQQHIHNKLIEKAKEKLSTTDLSVSEIAFTLGFEHSQSFSKLFKNKTALSPLEFRQSFN, from the coding sequence ATGGTAAAAATAGGACTGTGCCGGATTAAAACGATTGCTGAATTTCATCAGTTCAGAGGCTTGCCCAAGCCTGAGCATCCGTTGATCAGTGTGATTGATGTGGCTCTACTGAAGCAATTGTACGAATTTGAGCCCACCAGTTTAGTGTTCGATTTTTATTCCATTGCCCTAAAAAGGAACTTCAATGGTAAAATGAAATACGGGCAGCAGGAATACGATTTTGATGAAGGCCTGATGACGTTTATGTCGCCCGGTCAGGTTTTTAGCATTGATGCGGGTAAAGATGGTACTGGAACCAGGCTCCAATCGGGCTTGCTGTTGCTCATTCATCCCGACTTTTTATGGAACACTACTCTGGCAAAAACGATCAGGCAGTACGAGTACTTTGATTATTCAGTTAATGAAGCACTGTTTTTGTCGGAAAAAGAAGAAACGATCATTGCCGGTATCATGCACAGCATTCAGCAGGAATATCATGCCAACATGGACCAGTTCAGCCAGTCGATCATCATTGCTCATCTCGAACTCCTGCTTTCGTATGCCGATCGGTTTTATCATCGGCAGTTCATTACCCGGAAAATCACGAATCATAAATTACTCGATCGGCTGGAGCATCTGCTGTCCGACTATTTCAATAGCGACGCGTTGGTTACGAAGGGGTTACCCACTGTTCAGTCAATTTCCGATGCCTTGAATGTATCGCCCAATTACCTGAGTACCCTACTGAAAGTGCTGACCGGGCAGAGTACCCAGCAGCATATTCACAACAAACTGATCGAAAAGGCCAAAGAAAAACTGTCGACAACGGATTTGTCGGTTAGTGAAATCGCCTTCACCTTAGGGTTCGAGCATTCGCAGTCGTTCAGTAAACTGTTCAAGAACAAAACCGCTCTGTCGCCACTCGAATTTCGCCAGTCGTTCAATTGA
- a CDS encoding DoxX family protein, with the protein MVTPKQSQQVIHIFLWIVQLLLAVSFIWAAWMKLFQPIDKLSAMWPWTGQIPAMLVKATGIIDILSALGLILPAWLRIRPILTPIAASGIIVLMLCACVFHIIRGEVSVIGVNIVFASLAAFIAWGRFKKAPIRSA; encoded by the coding sequence ATGGTAACACCGAAACAATCACAGCAAGTTATTCATATCTTCCTTTGGATTGTCCAGCTCCTACTAGCTGTCAGTTTTATCTGGGCAGCCTGGATGAAGCTGTTTCAACCCATCGACAAACTATCGGCGATGTGGCCGTGGACAGGGCAAATTCCGGCAATGCTGGTAAAAGCGACTGGCATCATTGATATATTGAGTGCTCTGGGGCTAATTCTTCCTGCATGGCTGCGCATTCGGCCCATTCTTACGCCTATAGCGGCTAGTGGCATCATTGTGCTTATGCTGTGTGCCTGTGTCTTCCACATTATACGGGGAGAAGTCTCGGTTATTGGTGTCAATATCGTTTTTGCCAGTCTGGCGGCTTTTATAGCCTGGGGACGATTTAAGAAAGCCCCGATTAGGTCGGCATAA
- a CDS encoding winged helix-turn-helix transcriptional regulator has protein sequence MLTGEGCPKSIRSINDALEAVEGKWKLLILFTLSSGPKRFTQLAKEVAGITDKTLSKELKSLEENKLVKRDVYDTFPPTVEYSITAHGLSLENLIEALHYWGKAHRREIIGKE, from the coding sequence ATGCTAACTGGTGAAGGTTGCCCCAAATCGATACGTTCGATCAACGATGCGTTAGAGGCCGTAGAAGGCAAATGGAAGCTACTGATCTTATTCACACTATCCTCTGGCCCTAAACGGTTTACGCAATTGGCCAAAGAGGTAGCCGGGATTACAGACAAAACCCTGTCAAAGGAATTGAAAAGTTTAGAAGAGAATAAGCTCGTTAAACGGGATGTGTATGATACATTCCCACCCACGGTAGAATACTCCATTACCGCCCACGGGCTATCGCTCGAAAACCTTATCGAGGCCCTTCATTACTGGGGAAAAGCCCACCGACGGGAAATTATTGGTAAAGAATAA
- a CDS encoding DUF3244 domain-containing protein → MLPLLNTLAASILLSASTLFNPTTPKTLSFDASAYVTINHEIRVAVQKSTDMPVVVLLKNKNNKVLYEQSIGRKEAKYAVKLNVEELADGDYELEIKSSEGSITKQLNLSTQAVQQTGRTIAMQ, encoded by the coding sequence ATGTTACCACTACTGAATACCCTGGCCGCTTCAATCCTGTTGAGTGCTTCTACCCTGTTCAACCCAACTACGCCCAAAACGCTATCGTTCGATGCCAGCGCCTACGTAACCATCAACCACGAAATTCGGGTGGCTGTGCAGAAATCGACCGATATGCCGGTCGTCGTCCTGCTGAAGAACAAGAACAACAAAGTCCTCTATGAGCAAAGCATTGGCCGGAAAGAAGCCAAATATGCGGTCAAACTAAATGTAGAAGAGCTAGCCGACGGCGATTACGAACTAGAGATCAAATCGTCGGAAGGTAGCATCACCAAGCAATTGAATCTGTCGACCCAGGCTGTTCAGCAAACAGGTCGCACCATTGCCATGCAATAA
- a CDS encoding 3-keto-disaccharide hydrolase, which translates to MRQLLLPICVWFMTTVCVAQSAKTKLADRWIQLFNGKDLADWSVKITGHPLNDNYGNTFRVEDGKLVVRYDQYTAFDEQYGHIFYKKPFSAYLLVVEYRFVGDQVKGGPGWAVRNSGAMLHGQAPETMGLKQDFPVSLEMQLLGGDGKHERHTANLCTPGTNVVMNGKLFTPHCIDSNSKTYAGDQWVHAEALVLGDSLVKHIVEGDTVLSYEKPQIGGGNVINYDQAVKKDGQFIREGYISLQSESHPVEFRKVALFDLSPYMRKPNELRAILRQLKTRL; encoded by the coding sequence ATGCGCCAACTGCTCTTACCAATTTGTGTATGGTTTATGACCACCGTTTGTGTGGCTCAGTCTGCCAAAACCAAGCTAGCCGATCGTTGGATTCAGCTTTTCAACGGAAAAGATCTTGCTGACTGGTCCGTGAAAATAACAGGTCATCCGCTGAATGATAACTATGGAAATACCTTCCGGGTAGAAGATGGTAAACTGGTTGTGCGCTATGACCAGTATACCGCTTTTGATGAGCAATATGGCCATATTTTCTATAAAAAGCCTTTTTCTGCTTATTTACTAGTCGTGGAATACCGATTTGTTGGCGATCAGGTGAAGGGTGGGCCTGGTTGGGCCGTTCGAAATAGTGGCGCTATGCTACACGGACAGGCTCCTGAAACGATGGGGCTCAAGCAGGATTTTCCTGTCTCGCTGGAGATGCAACTGCTGGGGGGCGATGGGAAGCATGAACGGCATACCGCAAACCTGTGTACCCCTGGTACGAATGTGGTAATGAATGGAAAACTGTTTACTCCACATTGTATCGACTCCAATTCGAAGACCTACGCTGGCGATCAATGGGTTCATGCCGAAGCGTTGGTCTTGGGCGATTCGCTCGTGAAGCATATTGTGGAAGGCGATACTGTGCTTTCGTACGAAAAGCCACAAATTGGTGGTGGGAACGTGATCAACTACGATCAGGCCGTTAAGAAGGATGGGCAGTTTATCCGCGAAGGTTACATTTCTCTCCAAAGTGAAAGCCATCCGGTCGAATTTCGTAAAGTAGCTTTATTCGATCTGTCACCCTATATGCGGAAGCCCAATGAATTACGGGCTATTCTGCGTCAGTTAAAGACCCGTCTGTAA
- the aac(6') gene encoding aminoglycoside 6'-N-acetyltransferase has translation MTIHIATLHDLDEWLQLALALWPDSDSDELRVILTNIHQSAKEDGFLVRNSQGVAIGFMNLSLRTDYVPGATKIPVAFLEGIYVEPGYQQQGIGYTLVQRAEQWARDKGCLELASDVQLSNSTGEAFHKKAGFEEVERVIQFIKTL, from the coding sequence ATGACGATTCACATAGCAACGCTCCATGACTTGGACGAATGGCTGCAACTAGCGCTAGCACTCTGGCCCGACTCCGATTCGGATGAATTACGAGTGATACTGACCAACATTCATCAGTCAGCGAAAGAAGACGGATTTCTGGTACGGAACAGTCAGGGCGTAGCCATCGGCTTTATGAATCTATCCCTACGAACCGACTATGTACCGGGTGCCACAAAAATCCCCGTCGCCTTTCTGGAAGGCATTTATGTAGAGCCAGGGTATCAACAACAGGGAATTGGCTATACGCTTGTTCAGCGAGCCGAGCAATGGGCGCGTGACAAAGGTTGCCTAGAACTCGCTTCCGACGTACAGCTTTCGAATTCGACCGGGGAAGCGTTTCACAAGAAGGCCGGCTTTGAGGAAGTAGAACGAGTCATTCAATTCATCAAAACCCTGTAG
- a CDS encoding acyltransferase family protein, with the protein MDKNGLSATAFTDTKPHYNILDGFRGVAALTVVCFHIFEAFATSHVDQRINHGYLAVDFFFILSGFVVGYAYDDRWDTMTIKDFIKRRFIRLHPMVVIGALIGAAMFYFQGCATWDVSNVSPSRLVIATLINMLLIPATPDFEIRGVGEMYPLNGPSWSLFFEYIGNILYAFYIRTLSTTALSLVVFLAGCGLAAFAIFGPLGDICVGFSLTEENMIGGSLRLLFSFPAGLLLSRVFRPGRVKGAFWIGSLAIVSVSAIPRIGGSDNLWLNGIYDTVCVVFIFPVLVYLGASGKAMDRVASRVCNFLGDISYPLYMVHYPFIYLYYAWVKNKNLTFEQSLPGAIALVMGSVLLAYVCLKLYDEPVRKFLTKRLLRLNQ; encoded by the coding sequence ATGGATAAAAACGGGCTTTCTGCTACTGCCTTTACGGATACAAAACCGCATTACAACATACTTGACGGATTTCGGGGCGTAGCGGCATTAACCGTTGTGTGCTTCCACATCTTCGAAGCCTTTGCTACCAGTCATGTAGACCAGCGAATCAACCATGGCTATCTGGCTGTCGATTTCTTCTTTATCCTGTCCGGCTTCGTTGTCGGTTATGCCTATGATGACCGATGGGATACAATGACAATAAAAGACTTTATCAAACGTCGATTTATTCGCCTGCATCCTATGGTGGTAATTGGGGCACTGATTGGTGCGGCTATGTTCTATTTTCAGGGTTGTGCTACCTGGGACGTTTCCAACGTATCGCCATCCCGATTAGTAATAGCTACGCTCATAAATATGCTTCTAATCCCGGCAACTCCTGATTTTGAAATCCGGGGCGTTGGTGAAATGTACCCACTGAATGGGCCGAGCTGGTCGTTATTTTTTGAATATATCGGTAATATTCTCTATGCATTCTATATCCGTACGCTTTCGACCACGGCGCTTTCTCTGGTCGTTTTCCTGGCTGGTTGCGGATTAGCTGCCTTTGCCATTTTTGGGCCACTCGGCGACATATGCGTTGGATTTTCGCTAACCGAAGAAAATATGATCGGTGGTTCACTACGGCTTTTATTCTCATTCCCGGCTGGGCTTCTGCTGTCCCGCGTGTTCCGGCCTGGGCGTGTAAAAGGGGCTTTCTGGATAGGTAGCCTGGCTATTGTCAGTGTATCAGCCATACCTCGAATCGGTGGTAGCGACAATCTATGGCTGAACGGTATATATGACACCGTATGTGTTGTTTTTATCTTTCCTGTACTGGTTTATCTGGGCGCTTCAGGCAAAGCAATGGATAGAGTTGCTAGCCGGGTGTGCAACTTTTTAGGTGATATTTCGTATCCTCTGTACATGGTTCATTACCCCTTCATCTATTTGTATTATGCGTGGGTAAAAAATAAAAACCTCACTTTCGAACAATCGTTGCCTGGTGCTATAGCGCTTGTCATGGGTTCTGTACTATTGGCCTATGTGTGTTTAAAGCTGTATGATGAACCTGTACGCAAATTTTTGACAAAGCGTCTTTTACGACTAAATCAATAA
- a CDS encoding response regulator, whose protein sequence is MFASFPILLVDDDPAIADILKRVAERVFPEATIAHARDFTEAAAYLANVDKDVFRLVLLDIDLKTDSTGFDFLSLLRDQSFGQLVPVIVLSSSLEESKARESYLRGANAFTNKPFTYAAWKTYVEQLRSYWYETVTIPQIRFRQGPDAFSPSNF, encoded by the coding sequence ATGTTCGCTTCATTCCCGATTCTTTTAGTTGATGACGACCCGGCAATAGCTGATATTTTAAAGCGAGTTGCTGAGCGTGTTTTTCCTGAGGCTACCATAGCCCATGCCCGTGATTTTACCGAGGCTGCTGCTTATCTGGCTAATGTAGATAAGGATGTGTTTCGGTTGGTGTTGCTGGATATTGACCTCAAAACGGATTCAACAGGCTTTGATTTTTTATCCTTGCTGCGCGATCAATCCTTTGGTCAACTGGTGCCGGTCATTGTGCTTTCGTCAAGTCTGGAAGAAAGTAAGGCGCGGGAGTCTTATCTGCGAGGGGCCAATGCATTTACCAATAAACCGTTTACGTATGCTGCCTGGAAAACCTACGTCGAGCAACTACGGTCATACTGGTATGAAACGGTAACAATCCCCCAGATTCGGTTTCGGCAAGGCCCCGATGCGTTTTCGCCTTCAAATTTTTAA
- a CDS encoding sensor histidine kinase has product MTSARDARLRWFGPIGLFMFGNLFFRSSFWLTSETTALVQSTLVGLCAGWIFWQLNRWAIGEIQERLPGLERTRKRLFMWLLLTPLIVNAAVFSRYGLHILLGSRPAWWLGTVDYLNSFGIQLFYHGVYFSIYEGWYILDQWRHIQREKEELIKIQWQTRFNSLKSQVNPHFLFNSLNALSALIEESPVQASQFVDELSSMYRYLLQANERELVLLSTELTFIESYAHLLQTRHGDGLSIRAQVPQNYLAHSIPPLTLQLLVENAVKHNVVLASRPLLIEIDTTQNGHLRVRNNLQRKNARNASNGVGLANISAKYRMLTQTEIEIREEEEYFTVLLPLLP; this is encoded by the coding sequence ATGACTTCGGCAAGGGATGCCCGGTTACGATGGTTCGGACCGATTGGCCTTTTCATGTTCGGAAATCTGTTTTTCCGATCGTCATTCTGGTTAACGTCAGAAACCACGGCGCTCGTCCAGTCTACACTGGTGGGGCTATGTGCTGGCTGGATTTTCTGGCAGTTGAACCGATGGGCCATTGGCGAAATTCAGGAGCGGCTGCCGGGGTTGGAACGTACCCGGAAACGGCTGTTTATGTGGCTGTTACTGACGCCTTTAATTGTAAATGCAGCGGTTTTTTCACGGTACGGTTTACATATACTGCTGGGGTCGAGGCCAGCCTGGTGGCTGGGTACGGTCGATTACCTTAATTCGTTCGGTATTCAGTTGTTCTATCATGGGGTTTATTTCAGCATTTATGAAGGCTGGTATATTCTGGATCAATGGCGGCACATCCAGCGGGAAAAAGAGGAACTGATAAAGATTCAGTGGCAAACCCGGTTCAATTCCCTGAAAAGCCAGGTTAATCCCCATTTTTTATTTAACTCCCTGAACGCGCTGTCGGCCCTGATCGAAGAGTCGCCGGTACAGGCGAGCCAGTTTGTCGATGAACTGTCCAGTATGTATCGGTATCTGCTCCAGGCCAATGAGCGTGAACTGGTTTTGCTGAGTACCGAACTGACCTTTATTGAGTCGTATGCACATCTGCTGCAAACACGACACGGCGACGGCCTTTCGATTCGGGCACAGGTGCCACAGAATTACCTTGCTCATTCGATTCCTCCTCTGACGCTTCAATTACTGGTCGAAAATGCGGTCAAACATAACGTGGTGTTAGCCAGTCGTCCCTTATTAATCGAAATCGATACTACCCAAAATGGACATCTGCGGGTACGAAACAATCTTCAGCGTAAAAATGCCCGTAATGCCAGCAATGGCGTTGGATTAGCCAACATCTCGGCCAAATACCGAATGCTAACGCAGACCGAAATCGAAATTCGGGAAGAAGAAGAGTACTTTACAGTTCTATTGCCCTTGCTGCCTTAG